GAACTGGTCGATCAGCGCGGCCAGAAAGCCCGCATCGGCGCGGCGATCGGCCGGGCGCCGGTCGGCATAACGCTCGCGCGGGACCAGCCGGGTGGCTCCGTCCTTGTTCGCGCGGCGGATGGTGAACTGGAAATCGGTCCCCGGCAGACGGGAGGGGAACCCCTTGTGTTTCAGCATGACGCGCCTCCGTTAGGACCGGGGCGCGGCGAAGCCGGGGCGGGACGCGCCCGCCCCTCGCCCCGATCAGTATTTGTTGTAGGTCGGCTCCGGCTGGACCGGCTCGACATAGACCACTTCTTCCTTCTGCGCGCAGGCCGCGACGAAGGCGACGAGCGAGAGGGCGAAAAGGGTTTTGACACTCTTGGACATGGAACACTCCCGTCTGTTTCTGGCGCGGGACCGAGCCCGGCACCTGCCTGTGTAAAGGCCGCCTTGCCGCGACCTCCCGGGAGAATAGCCCAATCTTCCGGCTTTGCACATGCCACCGCAGCAACCCGCGAAAGTTGTGGCAAAACCGGCGCAGGACCGGGCGCGGCGGCGGCCGGACGAACGGAATGCGGCATCGTCTCAGAACCCTTCCCAGATGCAGCGCCCCGCCTCGGGACGGTAGGCCTCGAAGAACTGCGTGGCCTCGGGATCGGACTGACCGAAGGGCACCGGGCGGTCCATGAGCGTGATGACGACCTGCGCCGGTTCGGGGCCGGTTCCGGCCAGCCGCGGCAGCGCGAATTCGGCGCAGAGATAATCCATGTCGCCCTGCGCCAGCGTGGCGGGCATGGAGCCCTCGTCCTGCGCGATATCGGGGGCGAGAAAGCGGAACCGCACCGTCAGCCCGGCGGGGCCCGGCTCGCCGGTGATGGTGTCGAGATGGGTCACCGACTGGCCCGAGGGCACGTCGATGACCTCGCCCGAGGCGCCCAGCACCAGTGCCGCCCCGGCCAGAAGAACCGCGCGCAGGATCATGTCCGGGGCTCCGACCCTGCCTGGGCCAGCCAGCGCGCCCGATGGGACGGGCTGGTCAGCAGGGCGGCGATCTTGCGTTCGCAATCGGATCGCGGGAAAGGGGCTGCGGCGCGACCTCCAGCGCGGACCCGCAGCCCCTGCCCCTCCTCCTCAACCGTGACCACGGGCGAAAACCCGCGCAGATCCTGCAGCATCCGCCACAGATCCTGACGGATCTGCAGGGCCAGCCGCCCCTTGCTGGCGGGCGGGAAGGCCGCGCTCGCGCAAAGGTCGAAGCGCACGGGAAGCTGCCGCGCCATCGTCAGCGCGCCCTTCTCCCGCAGCATATGCCAGCCCCCGCGTTTCATGGATGCTCCCGTATCTCGGACCCGTGCCTCGACCTCCGCCTCAAAGCGGAATGTTGCCGTGCTTCTTCCAAGGCGTCTCGCGGCGCTTGCCCCGAAGCGAGGCGAAAGCGCGGCTGACGCGGCGACGGGTCGAATGCGGCTGGATCACCTCGTCGATGAAACCGCGCTCGGCCGCCACGAAGGGATTGGCAAAGCGATCCTCGTAATCCTTGGTGCGGCCCGCGATCTTCTCGGCATCGCCCAGTTCCGAGCGGTAGAGGATCTCGGTCGCGCCCTTGGCCCCCATCACCGCGATCTCGGCGGTGGGCCAGGCATAGTTGAAATCGCCGCGCAGGTGTTTCGAGGCCATCACGTCATAGGCGCCGCCATAGGCCTTGCGGGTGATGACCGTCACCTTCGGCACCGTCGCCTCGCCATAGGCGAACAGCAGCTTGGCGCCATGCTTGATGACCCCGCCATATTCCTGGCCGGTCCCGGGCAGGAAGCCCGGCACGTCGACGAAGGTCAGGATCGGGATCTCGAAACAGTCGCAGAAGCGCACGAAGCGCGCGGCCTTGCGCGAGCTGTCGATGTCGAGGCAGCCGGCCAGAACCATCGGCTGGTTCGCCACGACGCCCACGGTCTGCCCTTCGAGCCGGACGAAGCCGGTGATGATGTTCTTGGCGAAATCGGCCTGGATCTCGTAGAAATCGCCCTCATCCGCGACCTTCAGGATCAGCTCCTTCATGTCATAGGGCGTGTTCGGATTGTCGGGGATCAGGGTGTCGAGGCTGGCATCGACCCGGCCGGGCTTGTCGAAGAAGGGCCGCACCGGCGGTTTCTCGCGGTTGTTCAGCGGCAGGAAATCGACCAGCCGGCGCACCTCGTAAAGCGCCTCGACATCATTCTCGAAGGCGCCGTCGGCAACCGAGGATTTTTTCGTATGGGTCGAGGCGCCGCCCAGTTCCTCGGCGGTGACGACCTCGTTGGTGACGGTCTTCACCACATCGGGGCCGGTCACGAACATGTAGGAGGAATCGCGCACCATGAAGATGAAATCGGTCATCGCCGGGCTGTAGACCGCCCCGCCCGCGCAGGGCCCCATGATGACCGAGATCTGCGGGATCACGCCCGAGGCCTCGATATTGCGCTGGAACACCTCGGCATAGCCGGCAAGCGAGGCGACGCCCTCCTGGATCCGGGCCCCGCCCGAATCGTTCAGCCCGATCACCGGGGCGCCGTTCTGCACCGCCATATCCATGATCTTGCAGATCTTCTGGGCATGGGTTTCGGACAGCGAGCCGCCGAAGACGGTAAAGTCCTGGCTGAAGACATAGACCATGCGGCCATTGATCGTGCCCCAGCCGGTCACCACCCCGTCGCCATAGGGACGGCTGTCCTCCATGCCGAAATCGGTGCAGCGATGGGCGACGAACATGTCGAATTCCTCGAACGAGCCCTCATCCAGCAGCAGCTCGATCCGCTCGCGCGCCGTCAGCTTGCCCTTGGCATGCTGGCTGTCGATGCGTCGCTGACCCCCGCCCAGACGGGCGATACTGCGGCGGCGCTCGAGTTCGTTGAGGATATCTTTCATCGGCGATGCCCCTTGCGGAAATTTTCGGCAACCTACCCATGCAATGCGCTTCATCAAAGTGTTAAACGGTAAATTTGCAAATTATTTCCCAGCATCAGGCTGCATATTGCAAATCGGCAAATCCGGTAGACGAGGTCGCCCGGCATGCCATATCGGCAGATGCCCGCCCCTTCGTCCCGGAGCCCAACCATGCCCGCCCTGCCGGTGCCGGTCGTCACGATCGGCCTTCTCGTCCTGTCCAACCTCTTCATGACCTTCGCCTGGTACGGTCATCTCAAGTACAAGGCCACGCCGCTGGTCGCCGTCATCCTCGTCAGCTGGGGCATCGCCTTCTTCGAATACCTGCTGCAGGTGCCCGCGAACCGGATCGGCTATGGTCACTTCTCGGCGGCCCAGCTGAAGACCATTCAGGAAGTCATCACCCTGACGGTATTTTGCGCATTTTCGGTACTTTACCTCAAGGAACCGCTGCATTGGAACCATGCGCTCGGCTTCGGATTCATCGCGCTCGGCGCGTTTTTCATCTTCCACCGCTGGTAGGCCCCGATGGCGCTGGACAAGCCCCCGGTCAGCGCCTAACCCCAAGACATGTCGACGCACCCCCGGGTCCGTTTCCTGGACCGCACAACACCCCCCCATGTCATGACCCTGGTCGCGCTGGCAGGCCTGCCGGCGCTGACCATCAACATCTTCCTGCCCTCGCTGCCGAACATGGCCGTGCATTTCGACACCGATTACGCGGTGATGCAGCTGTCGGTCGCGACATACCTGGCCGCGAATGCGGTGATGCAGCTGTTCGTCGGTCCGATTTCCGACCGCTATGGCCGCCGCCCGGTGCTGCTGATCTCGACCGTGCTGTTCCTGCTGGCGACGCTGGGCTGCATCTTCGCCCCTTCGGCCGAGGCCTTTCTGGGCTTCCGCATGGCGCAGGCGGTCGTGGTCACCGCCATGGTGCTGAGCCGCGCGGTGGTGCGCGACATGGTGGCCGATACCCAGGCCGCCTCGATGATCGGCTATGTTACCATGGGCATGGCGCTGGTGCCGATGATCGGGCCCAGCATCGGCGGGGTGCTGGACGAGATCTGGGGCTGGCAGGCCACCTTCCTCGCGCTGCTGCTGGCAGGGCTGGGCGTGCTGGTACTGACCTGGGCCGATCTGGGCGAGACCTCGACGCCCCGCGACGTCAGCCTGATGGACCAGTTCCGCCAATATCCCGAGCTGTTCCGCTCGCGCCGCTTCTGGGGCTATGCGCTGACCGCGGCGCTGTCCTCGGGCGCCTTCTTCGCCTATCTCGGCGGCGCGCCCTTCGTCGGCAGCCATGTCTTCGCCCTGTCGCCCTCGGTGCTGGGCCTCTATTTCGGCATCGTCGCGGTCGGCTACATGACCGGGAATTTCATCTCGGGGCGCTATTCGGTCCGGGTCGGCATCAATGGCATGATCTACTGGGGCGCGCTGATCACGCTGGCCGCGCCCCTGCTGTCGATGGCCTTCTTCGCGGCGGGTGCGACCCAGCCCATCGCCTTCTTCGGCGCGATGGCCCTGCTCGGGGTCGGCAATGGCATGGTCCTGCCCAACGCCATCGCGGGCACGCTGTCGGTCCGGCCGCATCTGGCGGGCACCGCCAGCGGTCTTGGCGGCGCGATCATGATCGGCGGCGGCGCGGCCTTTTCGGCGCTCGCGGGCGCGCTTCTGAAACCCGGTACCGGAGCCTGGCCGCTTCTGCTCATCATGGCCACGACCTCGGCACTGGCGGTGGTCGCCGTGCTTTACGTGCGCTGGGTCGACCGCCGCGCCGGACCGATCCTTGCAATGCCGCCCAAGGACGGGCCCTGAGCCGCGCTTGCGCGACGGCTTTGCAAAAGCTAGGACAGATCCCAGCTAATCGGCAAAGCGAGGGCCCGCGATGGCGACGCGCAAACTCTATGCAGGCGTCAAGCTGCGCGAGACCCGCTCGCGGCTGGGGCTGACCCAGAAGGATTTCGCGATCCGGCTGGGGATTTCGCTGCCCTATCTGAACCAGATGGAGAACAACAACCGTCCGGTCTCCTCGACGGTGCTGCTGGCGCTGGTCTCCGAATTCGGCTTCGACGTGACCGAGCTGTCGGAGGGCGATGCCGAGCGGCTGGTCGGCGACATGCGCGAGGCGCTGGCCGACCCGGTCTTCGGCGATCTGGCGCCGCCGCTGGCCGATCTGCGGCTGGCCGCCTCGAACGCCCCGGCGCTGGCCCGCGCCTTTCTGGAACTGCACCGCGCCTACCGGCAAAGCCACGAACGGCTGGCCTCGCTCGACGAGGCGCTGGGACGGGAGGATGCGCCGCTGGGCCCCTCGCCCTGGGAAGACGTGCGCGACTTCTTTCATTATTGCGACAACTATATCGACGCGGTCGACCGCGCCGCCGAACGCTTCGCGCGCGCCTCCGATACCGCGGCCGACCCCGAGCAGCGGGCCCTGGCCGCCCTCGAGGCACAGGGCATCTCCCTGTCCTTCAAGGACATGCCCGGGCTGAGGGAATATGACGAGGACACCCGCACGCTGACCCTCTCCAGCCATCTTCGCGGCCCGACCCGGCGGTTTCAACTGCTGCACCAGCTGGCGCTTCTGACCCAGTCGCAACTGCTCGAGGCCACGCTCGACCTTGCCCGGTTCCAGAGCCCCGCCGCCCGCGCCATCGCCCGGATCGGCATGGCGAACTATTTCGCCGGGGCGGCGCTTCTGCCCTATAACCGCTTCCTCGAGGCGGCACAGGAGACCCGGCACGATCTGGAATTGCTGGCCGACCGGTTCGGCGCCTCGATCGAGCAGGTGGCGCATCGGCTCTCGACCTTGCAGCGTCCCGGCGCCAAGGGGCTGCCCTTCTATTTCGTGCGGGTCGATCAGGCCGGCACCATCACCAAGCGCCATTCCACCACAAGGCTGCAATTCGCGCGCTTCGGCGGGGCCTGCCCGCTCTGGAACGTGCATCGCGCCTTCGAGACCCCGGGCCGGTTCCTGCGCCAGCTTGCCGAAACGCCGGACGGGCTGCGCTATATCTCGCTGGCGCGCGACGTCTCGAAGCCGGGCGGCGCCTGGCGCGCGCCGGTCCGGCGCTATGCCATCGGGCTGGGCTGCGAGGTGCGCCATGCCGACCAGATCATCTATGCCGACGATCTGGATATCGACAACGCCGCCGCCTACGAGCCGATCGGGATCTCCTGCCGGATCTGCGAGCGCCGCGACTGTCACCAGCGCGCCGTGCCGCCGCTGGAACGCCGGCTCACGGTCGACGCGAACCGGCGCGGCCTGCTGCCCTATGAGGTCGCCGACTGACCGCCCGGACCGGGCCCTGATGACAGGCCCGGACACAGGCCCGGCACCGACCCGCGCCTCAGGCCGAGGCTTGATCGAGAATGCGGGCGATCTCGTCCTTCAGATGCATCCGGGTCTTGCGCATGTCGTTCAGGTGCAGATCCTCGGTCGGCTCGACATCGGTCTCTGCCCTGTGCACCGCGGCATTGATGTCGTGATACTCGTCAACCAGCCGGGCAAAATGCGCGTCGCTCTCCCGCAACGCGTGAATCAGCGCGGCCCGCTCGGGCAAATCCTCTGCAAGCTCGTGCGGCGTGTGGGTCATGATCTCCTCCTGTCCCCCATGGCTCGAAACAAAGCCTAGGAGCCGCAAATCGGCGCTGTCCATGACACCGATCAACCGGACGCTCAGTCCGTCAGCGTCGCGCCATGGCGCAGCAGGATCGGCAAGACGATATCCTCCTCGTCGATCAGATGGCGGTCGAGACAGGAGCCGAAGCGCTGAAGCCTGAGCTCCAGCCGCCCGATGCAGGCGTCCCGGCCCGCGGGCTCGCCCCGGACCAGTTCGGACACCGTATCGGCAAGTTCCCTCAGGTGAAGACCGAGCGCCTGATGATCGGCATCCAGCATTTCGAAGGCCGCCCAGAGGCCCGGCTCGAAGGCCGCAAGGCGCGGGAAGTAATGAAGATCCTCGATCTTGCGATGGCCGTGAACCTCGTTCAGCAGCATGGCGGCATCGCGCCGGACGGCCCGGATCGCGGCCTCTGCCGGCGCCTCGGCCAGGGTCCCGAAATCCGCCATGACCCGGACATCTTCCTCCATCCGGGCCAGAAGCATGCGGAACATCCGGTGCCGGTCGAGCCAGAACCGGGTGGACTCGTCTTCGGGCAGCCGACCGGCCCAGACCTCGCGCGGGCAGTCGTCAAGCAGGTCGCGCAGCGCATCGGGCAGGTCGCCGCGGGGATCAAGAGCGTAAATATCGTGCATTTGAATGAATGCTAGCACCGGCCCCGCGCATCGCAAGCCCTCGTGACCCTACGTTTCGGGCGCTCCGGCAGGCGGCGTGACGACGCGGCGCTTGATGACCGCCTCGCGCCAGGTGATGAACACGACCGATCCGACGATCAGGCCGCCGCCCAGCAGCACCCAGCCATCGACCGCCTCGCCGAAGGCCAGCCAGCCGATCAGCGTCGCCCAGACCAGTTGCAGGAAGGTGATCGGCTGGGTCACCGTCAGCGGCGCGGCGCGGAAGGCGCGGGTCATGCCGTAATGCCCGGCGGTCGCGAAAAACGCCACGAAGAACAGCCCGACCACCTGCTGCCAGCTTGGCGGCACCCAGACCGCAAGTGCCAGCGGCGCCAGCACGATGGTGACCGTAACCGACATCATCGCCACCACCACCGAGGCCTCGTCGCGTTCGCTCAGCAGCTTGGCGGTGAGATAGGAGATCCCGAACAGGGCCGCGGTGAACAGCATCGCGACATGGCCCTCGGAGATCTCGCGAAAGCCCGGGCGCAGGATCACCAGGACCCCCAGGAACGCGGCCGCGATGGCCAGGATGCGGCGCGCGGCCAGCCGCTCGCCGAACAGGAGCGCCGCCCCGAGGGTCACATAGATCGGGTTGAGATAGTTCATCGCGGTCACTTCGGCGACCGGGATCCGCGTCATCGCGAAGAACCAGCAGATCACGCCCAGCGCATGGGCAAGGCCGCGCCCGCCATATAGCGCGAGCCGCCTGCGACCGATCCGCGCACGCGAAAGCTGGCCCAGTATCGGCAGCAGGAAGACAAGCCCCAGCAGATAGCGCAGAAAGGCCGATTGCGCCGCCGGAAGGCCCTGCGCCGAGAGCTTCACCAGCGCGGTCACCGCGACGAAACTGATCCCCGTCGCCAGCATCCAGAGGATACCCGCGACCGGGTTCTGGCCCGCTTCGGGCACCGACTGAACAGCCATGCCCCGGCTTGCCATGCCGCGCCCCACCGCGCAAGACCCGCCACATGAAGGCCCCCCGGCAAGGCTGGCGTCCGCTCAGGCGGTCTCGGCTGCGGGCTGCGGCGGGTCGGCCAGATCCGGGCGCAGGCGCTGGACCAGCGTGCCGCCGGCCTCGACGATCAGCTTCATGCGCTCTTCCATCCGCACCATCTCGGCAATGGCGCCCTTCAGGGCCTCGGTCTCGTCGCCAAGCGCCGCGAGCCCCTCGAACAGCCGCTGGCTCGCCGCTATCTGCGCCTCGGCATTGGCGATCACCGCCGAGAGATGCTCGACCAGCCCGGAGGCCTGCGGCGCTTCGCCCGCGCGCTCGAGCGCGGCGTCGAGCTCGGCGACCGCGCCCCGCACCGCCTCGAACCAGGCTTGCGACAGCAGGGGCTCGCGCTTGGCGCTCAGCATCGCCTCGCGTTCAAGCCGCCGCATGCCGCGGATCAGCCGGTCGACCTGACCGCGCAGATCGCCCTGCACCGAGACGATGTCGTCATTGACCCGCACCACCTTGCCCAGAACCGCGTTCAGCTCGTTGATCAGGCGGTTGATGCGGTCGAGAAAGAGATTGAGGTCATGCGCGAGCGCGCCGAATTCGTCGGCGCTGCGCACCTCGGCCCGCTCGCTGAGCGTGCCGAAGGCGCGGGCAAGCCCCGCCACCGTGCCGCGCAGCCGCAAAAGCGGCTCCATCCGCACCCTGAGGATCAGGAACAGCAACACCGAATGCAGCACGATCTTGCCCAAGGCGAGCCCCGCGCTCAGCGTCATCTCGTCAAGCCAGGCGGCGATGTCGCGCGACAGGTAATCCCGGACCGTCACCCGGCCCAGCACCTGCCCGACCTCGGCCTCGGCATGACAGGTCAGGCAGAAGGTCTCGGCCGCGATCTCGACCTCCGCCTCGCGGAACCGGCCCTCGGGCCAGGTCCCGGCCGGAATGCCGGCGGGGGTGAAGCCGAACAGCGCCTCGATCGAGCGCACCGTCACCGGCGCGGGCTCGATCGCGATCTTGTAGCCCAGATCGTCCCAGTTGCGCTTGAGGATCGGATACATCGTGCGCGCCGCGACCGGCCCGCCCTCGTTGCGCATGATGGCACGGACGCTTTCGGCCAGGTCCTCGGCCACGCCCTGGGCCTCCTCGGCACCGCTTGTCTCGAACTTGTAATAGACCAGCGCCGCCTTCAGCGCGAATTCGAGCACGGTCACCGCCAGCAGGACCAGGAAGAAATCCTTGATCATATGGATCAGGAACGATTTGTCGAAACGTCCGATCGCGTGGCTGGTGCGCTCGCCCATCGACCCTGCCTCCCCTGCCCGGCCCGATCCCCCGTTCAGTGTAGGCAGCCTCGGCGGAACACGCCAAGCGGGAATTTCGCCGCGCCTCGCCGGGGCGGCCCGGGATCATGGCGGCCTTCCGGACCGCGGCGTCGGTTGCGCCATGCCGGGACCAGCGAACGGCCGCCGTTCATGGCGCGAGATCGGAAGGTGAAGATCCGGGCGATCCCTCCCCGGGTCCTTCCGGGTCAGGCGATCGGCATGGCGCGGCCGATCCCGGGCCATCCCCTGCTTGGGCAGGCCGGACCCCGCCGCAGCGCCGGTCTGGCCGCGCCCCTGCCTGACGCCGGGGATTTTTCCTGCATCCCGGGGCCTGGCGGCGAGGATCGAGCGGATCGCCTACTGACGGGCGATGCGTCGGAACCGATCTTGCCGATGCCGAGACGACAACCGCGCGGGCCCGTTTCCGGACCCGCGCGGCATGATCTTGCCAAGCCGTCAGGCTCAGAGCTGCTCGAGCACCTCGTCGCTGGCCGAGAAATTGCTGGTGACGTGCTGCACGTCGTCGTCATCCTCGAGCGCATCGATCAGCTTCATCAGCTTCTGCATGGCTTCGAGATCCATCTCGGTCGTGTTCGAGGGTTTCCAGATCAGCTTGGTGGAGTCGCTCTCGCCCAGATCGGCCTCCATCTTGGTGGCGACCTCGTTCAGATCGGTATCGGCGGTATAGATGACATGCTCGTCATCCGAGCTTTCCACATCCTGCGCCCCGGCCTCGATCGCGGCCATCATCACCGTGTCGGCATCGCCCGCCGAGGCCGGATAGACGATCTCGCCCACCCGCTCGAACATGAAGGCGACCGAGCCGGTCTCGCCGAGATTGCCGCCGAACTTGGTGAAGGTCGAGCGCACGCTCGAGGCGGTGCGGTTGCGGTTGTCGGTCATCGCCTCGACGATCACCGCGACCCCGCCGGGACCGTAGCCCTCGTAGCGGATTTCCTCGTAATTGTCGCCCTCGCCGCCCATCGCCTTCTTGATCGCGCGCTCGATATTGTCCTTGGGCATGGATTGCGCCTTGGCTTCCTTGATCGCCAGGCGCAGGCGCGGGTTCTTGTCAGGGTCCGGGTCGCCCATCTTGGCGGCAACGGTGATCTCCTTGCTGAACTTGGAGAACAGCTTGGAGCGCGCCGCATCCTGCCGCCCCTTGCGGTGCTGGATGTTCGCCCATTTGGAATGGCCTGCCATTGATCCCCACTTGGCTTTTTGAAATTGACGGAGCCCTCTATATGTCAGGCCGAGGCGGACCTGCAAGCCTGCTCGGGGCGTTGGGTCGGGTGAAACCCTCCGGCGCGCGGGCGCCGGACAGCCGGGAGACCCCTGATTGACCGAGGACCAGTTCATTCTGTTCGCCCTTTTCGCCACCGTCTTCGTCGCCCTGATCTGGGGCCGGTGGCGCTACGATCTGGTGGCCTTCGGGGCCTTGATGGCCGCGGTGCTGCTGGGCGTCGTCGATCCGGACCGCGCCTTCGAGGGCTTCGGCCACCCGGCAACGCTGGTGGTGGCGCTGGTGCTGGTGGTCTCGGCCGGGCTGGTGCGCTCGGGCGCGGTCTATCTGATCACCCGGACGCTGGTGAACAGCGCCCGCGGGCTGGGCGCGCATATCGCGATCATGGGGGGGATCGGCGGGCTGTTGTCGGCCTTCATGAACAATGTGGCCGCGCTGGCCCTGCTGATGCCGGTCGACATCCAGACCGCGCGCAAGGCGGGCCGCGCGCCGGGGCTGAGCCTGATGCCGCTGTCATTCGCCACCATTCTGGGCGGCATGGTCACGCTGATCGGCACGCCGCCCAACATCATCATCGCCGCCTTCCGCCAGGACGCGACCGGCCAGTCCTTCCGGATGTTCGACTTCGCGCCCGTGGGCGGGGTGGCGGCGCTGGCCGGTATCGTCTTCGTGGCGCTGGTCGGCTGGCGGCTGATCCCGAAAAGCGCGGGGCTCGACGCATCGGCCGACCCGATGTCGGACTATTCCTCCTATATCGCCGAGCTGACCGTGCCCGAGGGTTCGAAGCTGATCGGCCGGCGGCTTGCCGATCTCGACCCCGAGGCCGAGGCCAATGACGTCGCCCTGCTGGGACTGGTCCGGGGCGGCAAGCGGCTTTACGGGCTGCAGCGCGGCACGGCGCTGGCCGCGGGCGACTCGCTGGTGATCGAGGCCAGCCCCGAGGCGCTGGACGAATTCCGCGCCGCGCTGTCGCTCGATTTCGCCGAGGGCGCCAACCAGGAGCGGCTCAAGGCCGAGGGCGCGGGGCTGACCGTGATCGAGGTGGTGGTGCCCGAACAGGCCCGGATCGCCGGACGCTCGGCCCAGCTTGTGGGGCTGGCCTGGCGGCGGCGCACGGTGCTTCTGGGGATCTCGCGCCAGGGCCGCCCGGTCCGCCAGCAGATCCGCAAGACCAAGGTCAGGCCCGGCGACATCCTGCTGCTTCTGACCCCGCAGGACGTGGCCCAGGACGTGGTCGACTGGCTGGGCTGCCTGACCCTGGCCGATCGCGGGCTGGCGGTGACCGATACCCGCAAGACCTGGATCGCCATCGGGCTGTTCGCGGCGGCGGTGGCGGCGGCAAGCGTCGGGCTGGTCGATCTGACCATCGCCATCGGGCTGGTCGTGGTGGGCTATGTCGCGGCCCGGATCATCCCCATCAACGAGGTCTATTCCCATGTCGAATGGCCGGTCGTGGTGCTGCTCGGCTCGATGATCCCGCTTGGCGTGGCGCTGGAGGAAAGCGGCGGCACGCGGCTGATCGCCGAGACCTTGCTGGGGCTGACCGGCGACATGCCGCCCTGGGTGATCCTGACCGCGCTGATGGTGGCGACCATGTGCCTGTCGGATGTGCTGAACAATACCGCGACGACGGTGGTCGCGGCCCCCGTCGGCATCCAGATGGCCCAGGCGCTGGGGGTCAGCCCCGATCCGTTCCTGATGGCGGTGGCGGTCGCGGCCTCCTGCGCCTTTCTCACCCCCATCGGGCACAAGAACAACACGCTGATCCTCGGGCCCGGCGGCTATCGCTTCGGCGATTACTGGCGGATGGGCCTGCCGCTCGAGATCATCGTGATCGCGGTCTCGGTGCCGATGATCCTCCTGGTCTGGCCGTTCCAGGCCGGAGCGGCTTGACGCAGGGGCCGCGCTCGGCCAGTCCGGATGACAGGCGGCTGCGGGAGAAGGGCCATTGATGGGAGACGGGTCTTGATCTGGCAGCCACAGGCTTCGGGGGCATTTGCGATGGCGGCGACCTTGGCGCTGGTCGCGGGCGCCGGGGCGCGTTTCGTCCCCGGCAGCAGCGCGGCCGGGCCGCTTGCCCGCATCCTCGATGCGCTTGCGCCCTGGCTGCTGGCCGGGGCCCTGATCCTCGCGCTCGGCGCCACGGTGATGGGGCTGTGCCGTCTCGGCCCGGGGCTGGTGGCGGCCGCGCTGGTCGCGCTGGCCGGGCTCGGGGCGCTCCATCTGCGTCAGAGCCTGCCCGCCCAGCCCGGCCGCGCCCCCGATCTGCGCATTCTCTTCTTCAACGTCTGTATCGAGAACGACCTGCCCGCCGAGACCATCGTCCGGGCCGTCCTCCGGCAGGACCCGGATATCATCGTCTTTGCCGAGGCCGAGGCCGTCGCCGGGGGCCTGCCGCTCCTGAAAGACCGCTACGACTTCGTCTCGCCCTGCCGTCCCGGGGCCTGCCAGATCGTGCTGGCCGCGCGCAGCCGGCCCAAGCGGTTCTGGAGGATGTCGCTGAACCCGGCCTGGCCCGACCGCTATGCCGTGGCCGAAATCGAGACGACCGGTGGCAAGCAGGTCTTTCTGGCGGGTCTCCAGCTTCTCAAGCCCTGGATGTCAGGGCTGGCGGACACCGAGCTCGAGCGACTGACCGCCCAGCTCGGCTGGCTGCCCGGTCCGGCCGTCGCCATCGGCGATTTCAACGCCGCGCCCTGGAGCCGGACGCTGTCGCAGATCCATCGCGACACCGGCATGGCCACCGCCCGCCTGCCCACGGCCACCTGGCCCGTGGGCGCGGGCCGGTTCGGGGTGCCCATCGATCAGGTGCTGGTCGGCGGCGGCGCGCGGCTGGTCCGCCTCTGCCCGTTCGGCGCGGAGCTCGGGTCGAATCATCGCGGCCTGCTGGCAGAGATCGCCCTGCCCTGACCGGCCTCCCCCGTCAGTGCGTGGCAATGCGGC
The genomic region above belongs to Rhodovulum sulfidophilum DSM 1374 and contains:
- a CDS encoding acyl-CoA carboxylase subunit beta, which encodes MKDILNELERRRSIARLGGGQRRIDSQHAKGKLTARERIELLLDEGSFEEFDMFVAHRCTDFGMEDSRPYGDGVVTGWGTINGRMVYVFSQDFTVFGGSLSETHAQKICKIMDMAVQNGAPVIGLNDSGGARIQEGVASLAGYAEVFQRNIEASGVIPQISVIMGPCAGGAVYSPAMTDFIFMVRDSSYMFVTGPDVVKTVTNEVVTAEELGGASTHTKKSSVADGAFENDVEALYEVRRLVDFLPLNNREKPPVRPFFDKPGRVDASLDTLIPDNPNTPYDMKELILKVADEGDFYEIQADFAKNIITGFVRLEGQTVGVVANQPMVLAGCLDIDSSRKAARFVRFCDCFEIPILTFVDVPGFLPGTGQEYGGVIKHGAKLLFAYGEATVPKVTVITRKAYGGAYDVMASKHLRGDFNYAWPTAEIAVMGAKGATEILYRSELGDAEKIAGRTKDYEDRFANPFVAAERGFIDEVIQPHSTRRRVSRAFASLRGKRRETPWKKHGNIPL
- a CDS encoding YdcH family protein — encoded protein: MTHTPHELAEDLPERAALIHALRESDAHFARLVDEYHDINAAVHRAETDVEPTEDLHLNDMRKTRMHLKDEIARILDQASA
- a CDS encoding DMT family protein — translated: MPALPVPVVTIGLLVLSNLFMTFAWYGHLKYKATPLVAVILVSWGIAFFEYLLQVPANRIGYGHFSAAQLKTIQEVITLTVFCAFSVLYLKEPLHWNHALGFGFIALGAFFIFHRW
- a CDS encoding hemerythrin domain-containing protein; amino-acid sequence: MHDIYALDPRGDLPDALRDLLDDCPREVWAGRLPEDESTRFWLDRHRMFRMLLARMEEDVRVMADFGTLAEAPAEAAIRAVRRDAAMLLNEVHGHRKIEDLHYFPRLAAFEPGLWAAFEMLDADHQALGLHLRELADTVSELVRGEPAGRDACIGRLELRLQRFGSCLDRHLIDEEDIVLPILLRHGATLTD
- a CDS encoding DUF6497 family protein, with product MILRAVLLAGAALVLGASGEVIDVPSGQSVTHLDTITGEPGPAGLTVRFRFLAPDIAQDEGSMPATLAQGDMDYLCAEFALPRLAGTGPEPAQVVITLMDRPVPFGQSDPEATQFFEAYRPEAGRCIWEGF
- a CDS encoding multidrug effflux MFS transporter, coding for MSTHPRVRFLDRTTPPHVMTLVALAGLPALTINIFLPSLPNMAVHFDTDYAVMQLSVATYLAANAVMQLFVGPISDRYGRRPVLLISTVLFLLATLGCIFAPSAEAFLGFRMAQAVVVTAMVLSRAVVRDMVADTQAASMIGYVTMGMALVPMIGPSIGGVLDEIWGWQATFLALLLAGLGVLVLTWADLGETSTPRDVSLMDQFRQYPELFRSRRFWGYALTAALSSGAFFAYLGGAPFVGSHVFALSPSVLGLYFGIVAVGYMTGNFISGRYSVRVGINGMIYWGALITLAAPLLSMAFFAAGATQPIAFFGAMALLGVGNGMVLPNAIAGTLSVRPHLAGTASGLGGAIMIGGGAAFSALAGALLKPGTGAWPLLLIMATTSALAVVAVLYVRWVDRRAGPILAMPPKDGP
- a CDS encoding helix-turn-helix domain-containing protein; the protein is MATRKLYAGVKLRETRSRLGLTQKDFAIRLGISLPYLNQMENNNRPVSSTVLLALVSEFGFDVTELSEGDAERLVGDMREALADPVFGDLAPPLADLRLAASNAPALARAFLELHRAYRQSHERLASLDEALGREDAPLGPSPWEDVRDFFHYCDNYIDAVDRAAERFARASDTAADPEQRALAALEAQGISLSFKDMPGLREYDEDTRTLTLSSHLRGPTRRFQLLHQLALLTQSQLLEATLDLARFQSPAARAIARIGMANYFAGAALLPYNRFLEAAQETRHDLELLADRFGASIEQVAHRLSTLQRPGAKGLPFYFVRVDQAGTITKRHSTTRLQFARFGGACPLWNVHRAFETPGRFLRQLAETPDGLRYISLARDVSKPGGAWRAPVRRYAIGLGCEVRHADQIIYADDLDIDNAAAYEPIGISCRICERRDCHQRAVPPLERRLTVDANRRGLLPYEVAD